From the genome of Streptomyces sp. S4.7:
GGCCGGGTGCACTGCGGCACCCTCATCTGCCACTGGCACGGACTCGCCCTGGACGGTGGGCCGTTCGCGGGCTGGGAGCCCGTCCCGGCATACGACGACGGGGTGTTGGCGTGGGTACGGCTCGACCGGGCGGGTGGCGGGAGCCCGTCGGACCGGCCGGCCGTCCCGCCCCGGCCCGAGGCCGCCGGGGCGGTGGACGCCGTCTACACCGGCTTCGGGGTGTGCGAGCCCGAGGACGTGGTGGCCAACCGGCTCGACCCCTGGCACGGTGCCTGGCTGCACCCGTACTCGTTCGTGGACCTCACGGTCCTCTCGACGCCGGGGGAGGGCGATGACCCCGGTGCGGGCGACGGCTTCGCCGTGGACGTGTCCTTCAAGTTGGCGGGCCGGGCCGTGGTGCCCGTCCGCGCCGTGTTCACGGCGCCCGGACCGCGCACGGTCGTCATGCGCATCACGGAGGGCGAGGGCCGGGGCTCCGTCGTGGAGACACACGCCACCCCGGTCGGCCACGACGACCGCGGCCGACCCCGAACCGCCGTGATCGAGGCGGTCGTCGCGGCCTCCGACCGCCCGGGGTTCGCCGCGGCACGGGCCGCCGCTCCCGCGCTGCGCCCACTGATGCGCGCCGTCGCGGGCCGCCTCTGGCGCGACGACCTCGCCTACGCGGAACGCCGCTGGCACCTGCGCAGCACGGGCCGGTTTCCCGGCTGAGGCGTGTCCGGAGAGCCCCGCCCGGCCGGCGGGGGCCCGGCACGGCGCCTCTTTCCCGTAACCCCCGAGGGGGGGACGGAAGGCACCCCCCGCGCTCTCGGAGTCGGCCGAGTACGGCCCGCCCATCCACCACGCCGGTCCTCCGCCTCGCGATGCACCGCTCCACGCCACGGGCCGACGGCGCTGTGCTTTCCGGGCACGCCCCGGGCCGTCGGCCGGGCCGGCCGGGCTGCCCCATCGAGCCCGTCCGGTGTTCGAGGACCAACCGCCCGGCATAGGTATCCGTACTCATGTTCCCGTGCCGGCCGCCCGGCAGGGTGTTCCGTATGAGCGACCTGCCCATCGCGCCTCCGGCCCTCGACTCCGCCGGCCCCTCGGTGAAGTCCCCCGTGCAGCGGGGCGCCGATGTGGGTGTCTCGTGCGGGCTCGTCCTCCTTGAGCTGATCGCCCTGGCCGTGATCGTCGTCCTGTGGCCGTTCTTCGATCATTTCGACCTCGACCCCGCCACGAGCGTCGAACCGCACTCCCTCTGGCGCTATCTGCCCGCCCTCGGCGCCCTCGGCGTACTGGCGTTGGTGGCCGCGGTGATCGCCTCCCGCGCGCGGGCCACGGTCACCGCGGTGGCCCAGGGCGTGATGGCCGTGCTCGTCGTCTTCGCCTTCTTCGCCGGAGCCGCGCTGCAATCCCACCAGGACGAGAAGGAGCGTCCCGTTCCCGCCCCGACCGGGCCCGTGGGCTGCCGCAGCGGCGGCGACAACACCGAGTGCGCGCGGTACGGCGGGTGACCGCTCAGGAGGCGCGCCGTGTCAGCCGCACGAGCGCCCGCAGGCCCGCCGACCGGCCCCGGTCCGGCACGGTCCACAGCGTCTGACCGCGGACGCCCCACCGCTCCAGCAGCGCGTTGGCGGCCAGAAAGCCCGTGGTCGCCGCGCGTTCCATGAGCGCCACCGGGAGGTCGGTGCGGACCAGATCGCCCGCCACCACGACGTCCGGGTCGGGTGTGCGTACGGTGGGTCGGTCGCCGTAGCCACCCACCGGGAACAGCGGGCAGTCCGAGCGCCACTCGTGGAGCGCGTCGACGGTCCTCGCGGACCGCGTCTCCGGATACACCCGGTGCAACTGCTCCACCAGCAACCGCTGTTGGGCGGCCCGGTCGGTGCCGGGGGCGAC
Proteins encoded in this window:
- a CDS encoding DUF5914 domain-containing protein — its product is MSTYDDGARGRTPGGGGWLGRYPLRLRREAVDWAHQKPSWREARPALIAGALKRALAGPSGNWYVVGAARDVRPGRPLGRTVAGTELVLWREESGRLVAGPGACPHLGAPLRNGRVHCGTLICHWHGLALDGGPFAGWEPVPAYDDGVLAWVRLDRAGGGSPSDRPAVPPRPEAAGAVDAVYTGFGVCEPEDVVANRLDPWHGAWLHPYSFVDLTVLSTPGEGDDPGAGDGFAVDVSFKLAGRAVVPVRAVFTAPGPRTVVMRITEGEGRGSVVETHATPVGHDDRGRPRTAVIEAVVAASDRPGFAAARAAAPALRPLMRAVAGRLWRDDLAYAERRWHLRSTGRFPG
- a CDS encoding DUF6234 family protein; translated protein: MSDLPIAPPALDSAGPSVKSPVQRGADVGVSCGLVLLELIALAVIVVLWPFFDHFDLDPATSVEPHSLWRYLPALGALGVLALVAAVIASRARATVTAVAQGVMAVLVVFAFFAGAALQSHQDEKERPVPAPTGPVGCRSGGDNTECARYGG